One genomic segment of Hordeum vulgare subsp. vulgare chromosome 2H, MorexV3_pseudomolecules_assembly, whole genome shotgun sequence includes these proteins:
- the LOC123426618 gene encoding heparan-alpha-glucosaminide N-acetyltransferase-like: MWTHTRRSILGPAGRSIRPSKRPSGEDLYGHHTQTEQDTDREGETFPSKKIDLLSRNGVRAYTACIYALRPSTTTDLAPAEVTTTTKRSDSYSYSPPRPRQGSQRDTRGTARRRRNNQGELVVPSSGACGGRRTAAAGMGVYELVRTEDAAGPAMDLEAGRGLPPPPAKAPPAAAQRLVSLDVFRGITVLLMIIVDDAGSFLPAMNHSPWEGVTIADFVMPFFLFIVGVALALAYKRVPDKLDATRKATLRALKLFCVGLVLQGGFFHGVRSLTFGVDIAQIRLMGILQRIAIAYLVTALCQIWLKGDDDVDSGLDLIKRYKYQLLAGLLITITYMALLYGTYVPDWEYRISGPGFTEKTFTVRCGVRGDSGPGCNAVGMIDRKILGIQHLYGRPVYARSQQCSIDSPQNGPLPPDAPSWCQAPFDPEGLLSSVMAIVTCLIGLQYGHIIVHFQKHKERIMHWLVPSFGMLVLAFAMDFFGMHMNKPLYTLSYTLCTAGAAGLLFAGIYTLVDLYGYRRPTVAMEWMGMHALMIFVLIACNILPIFIHGFYWGEPNNNLLKFIGIKA, encoded by the exons ATGTGGACGCACACGCGCCGATCAATCCTCGGCCCGGCAGGGAGATCCATCCGTCCATCGAAACGGCCGTCGGGCGAGGATCTGTACGGCCACCACACCCAAACGGAGCAAGACACAGACAGAGAGGGAGAGACCTTCCCCTCCAAAAAGATCGATCTCCTATCACGTAACGGTGTCAGGGCGTATACCGCGTGTATATATGCGCTCCGCCCCTCCACCACCACCGATCTCGCGCCAGCCgaggtaacaacaacaacaaaacgatccgactcctactcctactccccGCCGAGGCCTCGCCAAGGAAGCCAGAGGGATACGCgcgggacggcgaggaggaggaggaacaaCCAAGGCGAGTTGGTTGTGCCGTCATCAG GGGCGTGCGGCGGCCGGCGGACGGCGGCGGCCGGGATGGGCGTCTACGAGCTCGTCCGGACCGAGGACGCCGCGGGCCCCGCGATGGATCTGGAGGCCGGCCGCGGGCTCCCCCCGCCGCCGGCCAAGGCGCCTCCGGCGGCCGCGCAGCGGCTCGTCTCGCTCGACGTCTTCCGGGGAATCACCGTGCTG CTTATGATCATCGTGGACGACGCTGGATCATTTCTCCCGGCAATGAACCACTCCCCTTGGGAAGGTGTAACCATAGCTGATTTCGTCatgccttttttccttttcattgTTGGGGTCGCTCTAGCTCTGGCGTACAAG AGAGTGCCGGACAAATTGGATGCGACTCGAAAGGCAACACTTCGTGCACTGAAGCTGTTCTGTGTTGGTCTTGTTCTACAAG GTGGATTTTTTCATGGAGTTCGTAGCCTTACTTTTGGGGTTGATATTGCACAAATACGTTTGATGGGTATACTGCAG AGAATCGCAATAGCTTATCTTGTCACAGCACTGTGTCAGATTTGGCTCAAGGGAGATGATGATGTAGATTCTGGACTTGATTTGATCAAGAGATACAAATATCAACT ACTCGCAGGCTTGCTCATCACAATCACCTACATGGCCCTCTTGTATGGTACCTACGTTCCTGACTGGGAGTATCGGATATCAGGTCCTGGTTTCACAGAAAAAACGTTCACT GTCAGATGCGGTGTACGAGGTGACTCTGGGCCAGGCTGCAATGCAGTTGGCATGATTGACCGCAAAATCTTAGGCATCCAGCATCTGTACGGTCGACCGGTTTATGCACGATCCCAG CAATGCAGCATTGATTCACCACAAAATGGGCCACTCCCTCCTGATGCCCCCTCATGGTGCCAGGCCCCATTTGATCCTGAAGGGCTTCTCAG TTCTGTGATGGCCATCGTCACCTGCCTGATCGGTCTCCAATACGGGCACATTATTGTACATTTTCAG AAACACAAGGAAAGAATCATGCATTGGCTTGTCCCTTCCTTCGGCATGCTCGTCCTGGCCTTCGCAATGGACTTCTTCG GAATGCATATGAATAAGCCATTGTACACTTTAAGTTACACTCTGTGCACCGCTGGCGCTGCGGGGCTCCTATTCGCGGGGATCTACACGCTGGTCGACCTCTACGGGTACCGCCGCCCGACTGTCGCCATGGAGTGGATGGGGATGCATGCCCTGATGATATTTGTCCTGATCGCGTGCAACATTCTACCCATCTTCATTCATGGCTTCTACTGGGGGGAGCCCAATAACAACCTT TTGAAGTTCATTGGGATTAAGGCATGA